ATCTAAAGCACAacaattcaaatatattcCCGCGGTTTTGCGGGTTCTCAACCGACATAGTTTTGCcccctttcttcttcattgAAAGAGTAAAACCCAAGATATCGCAACAGATTGAGTTTGAGTTGATCTGCTGAAACCGTAATTCAGATTCCGGCTCACCGTCAGCGTCTTCTCTCCAGTGCAGCCTACGACCTCCTCCCCATCGATCTCTTTCTTCTCCAAAGCTTCACAAAGGCTTTTACCGGCTGCTGGTATGTCTCAATCTCAAACTTGCTAtcatcaatttcaaaaaatccTGATTTGCCAGCGCTACTATCATTAGAATTTAAGCCAAGACTATCTCGATGATTTGACGTTCGGACTGATTTTACGCAAAATTTCATCTTTTATGGGATATTTTCGGAATCGGTTCGAATATTTGTTTGTTGCTTATTGTGATTATGGCAGTTGTAATCGGAGAACTGTTCTACTCAGTTTGTTTATGAAATCTCATAGAAATTCCGGTTTGCAGTGCGATGGGAAAGATCCATAATGGAACCAGCCAGAGCCTGGACCGTACCACTAGGAGCAGTCGCCGGACCTGTGAACCCAACGACAACTATGGCGTTGATTCTGGCAgcagaaagaagagaaaatccTTGAGGGACATACCAGAGGAGGAAATTGCAGCATACGTGTGGCGGAAGGCTTTGCGTGTGGGAAAAAAGTTGAAGTCCCAGACAGTCGCTGGATATTTGAACACTTCGAATCCGTTTGGCGATTCGAATCTCAACGAAAGATTTgtttggaagaagaagatggaacGGGATATTGAAGCTGAGAAGAAGAGGCAGAAACAGAGGATGGCAGAGATCGAGAAAGTGAGGAAGAGGAGGGAAGAACGAGCCCTTGAAAAGTCGCTGCATGAGGAAGACGGGGCTTTGCTCGCTCTGGAACGTGCCCGTGCGGTGTTCCAAGGCTGGGAGAAGGGAGATGGAGAGTTTCATTTTAATCAGACTAAACTCCGGCCGGAAATACGTTTACGTGAAGGCCATGCGAAGCCAATAGATATTCTCACCGGGCACCTCAATGGTCTGAGCAGTTTGaatattgaattgaatgatccTTGCATGGTTTTCAAGGGCTTGACAGTGAAAGACACAGAAGAGCTTCGTGACGACATCAATATGCATTTGGATTCGGACACTGAGATGGGAACACGTGTAGAGTACTGGAATGCAGCGCTTTTGGTTTGTGATTTTGAGATAGGCAAAGCTCGAAGAAAGGACGCACTTGATCGAGCTCGTGTCCATGGAGAAGAACCTGCTGCAGAATTGCTTGCCGAAGAGAGAGGCGTGCACGATAGCATTATAACGGATGTGAGAGATTATCTTCTGCAGAAAACGTACAAGGAGCTTGAGAACATACATTCTAGTGTCAAGAGTTGGCTTGGTTCCGGTACAGCGAAGGTCGTAGAGTTCTGGGAAGTTGTTCTTAAACAGATCAGCATATGCAAGGCTAATGCTTTCTTGAAAGAAACGAGTAAACATCTCCAACGCCTGAAGCAACATATAGAggaggatggacccgagcatgATGATACTCGAGATATCTCCCAGGAACCAATGGTGCAAGAAGAAACCACGAAGAATGAAGAGGAAACTGGATCATTATCTCATTTGCTTCTGCATGGTGATGATAATGAAGAGGCCATCAGTCCCGGAGTGGACAGGGCAGCATTGGAACGAAGAAGATTGGCAGTAATACAACAAAGATGACATCAAGAAGCAGCTGCGACATCAAAGGCAGCTTCATCAGAAGATAACTTTGAAACGAAGGCCATGGAAGCTATGGGAGCTATGGAAAAGGGGGATAAAGTTCTTGGATCAAGCTCAGAAGTGAAGCTCGGCTCGAAGGTGTACTGTTGGCATGATAAGTTCCAGCTTCGGAAGCTGAAGTATTTCAACCGTGTGCACTCCGGTTATGTGTGGAACAGGTACAATCAAACACATTATGATCAGGATAACCCACCTCCCAAGATGGTGCTCGGTTACAAGTTCAACATCTTCTATCCCGACCTCGTTGACAAGTCCACAACGCCAACTTATATGATTGAGAAGGATAATAATACCTGGAATTAAGCCATTAATGCAGTAACTCTCGATCCAAACTTACTAAGCTTCTTCGAATCGAGTTTTCCTCTGTATAGACGAAATGTGTAGGAAGGTGATACTAAAATCCTGTATCTAGACAGTTGCCTCTGCAATTATACTCATGTTGAATTGATGTTACTCTGTAAAATACGAAATTCCGATAATTGAGAGCTTCTGATATCATAATATTACCTTTAGTTTCTCTCATCCAGTGAAGATTTTTCACTTTCATCACCGTCATTTGTGGATATTGTCAAGTGTTTCTTGCACTAGAAGGTCAGGATTTATTCGATTCCGAGATAATGAGAGCTTAAAGTATAGACATTACCCTCTTGTCTTATTAATTTATCTTTCGCCTTACCAAAATCACCCATTTATATTGCGCATGGTGGATGAAATGGAGCAAGCAGAGCACCCAACATGACAAAGATCAGCCCGACCGAATCCCAAACCTAGCCCCCACGGGTAGATACCGGTTTGTCGCTGAAATGCCATTTTGAGTAAGAGAAGCACGATGCAGACAGTAGATCTTCCAGAATGTTGCATTATGACCTCCATCTTGTCCTCAAATCGCTCAGGTCGACGGCTCACGATTATCGCTAAAATTGCATTCAGCATAGGTACTGTGGCAATACAAAATTGCAGTCCTGATATATCGCCATGTAACAAGTGATCCAAAGATTAATTTTCACAAGAGGACCCGtgaaataaaatgtgaaaCGACATTGCCTTTGTCAGGGGCTGTGTATAAACTTTATAATCCGAATCGCTCAATCAAGAACTTCCTTTTAAACATTCGACACAGCCCCTGTGAACCCTGGAATTCCACCGACTCAGAATCTCTCTGTCATCGATCCATGACTAACCGGGGGACACAAAGACCTAACAGAAACCCTCCCCAAAGACCCACAAACCAACTCAAGCAACATCTTTTAAGTCCACACAACCGTGTCGCTGCCAGAAAGATCGTTTTTCGGGCAACTCtacactttcttttcttgaaaAGCCCCAACCAGGTTCAGGAAACCCGATCGGACTGCACAGCATTATGTTTTTTTCTCATGCATAGCGTACATGTTTTCCTTTATCAGTCATAGTAGATTCAGTTTTTTCGCTTTGACCAGAGAGATGAGAAAGTTGAGCCGAGCTGCTGAACTGAGCCAAGCCTGAGACTACGACCGATTATGTGATGGAGTCCTCTCAGATCCATGCCTTTGGCGGAAGCTGCTGGTCCTTAAGCTGGGGTCAGATCCACCAGGGGCAGGTGGGTGGAAGACGGCCCAACCTGGGTGATCCCTGTCGACTTGGCTCAATGACATGGAAGGCAAATGATCTCTCTCCCATGCATGAAACCGAACTGATGCTGGGATCTCTGGTTCTTGAAAATTACGGCCTGATGAAGAACTTGTGGGGATGAAGTACAGCCCACTACTTTGCTCTGATGATGAGGCTGCTACTGACCCTACGTGGGCCATACCTCTGTGGCTACTCGATCGCCTTGTACCAGGAACGGTGTGGCTGTGAATGGCTGGACCACCATTAGGTTGCTGCTGTTGGTAGTACGCTTGCAGGGCCTGGACTCGGTCCCGAGACCGAGCGTTACTTCCCGGATAAGGAGGGATTAAGGTTGATGCTACTGAGCTCCCAGACCTTGTTCCAGAACTAGACAGAGCAGATAAACACCAGATGGGGTCAGCTTGAGAGAATTTGTATGATACAGATGTTTTATCAACTCTTCACATCTTACAGACAAGCGCCCAATGTTCAAATGCAGAAGATAAGGTAAAAGGATTCTAATCCTAGGCCAAGTATTCTGTCAAGAATTTCAGACCAGAACAACAGATAATGATTATTATAGATCCCGTGGGGTCCCATCACAATCAGTGACACACCAGCTAGTCCATTAGTATATGACCATAGATCATGTTTGCTATGATGGAAcaaaatcacccaaaaaaaaaaaagacagctCCAAGAAAATCTTCCATTTCTTCAATCCAATCATGACAGTAGGGTAAATGTTAAGACATTTGCACTATCATCGCTGAAATTGTACTGCACCTCATCATTACTTTCAAACGAAAAATTTATGATACTCTTCCAAACAAAAGGATAGACAGAACAAAAGACATACAAATAGTACTAATACAactcttttaaggaaaaatagGCTTCTGATTTGTACCTGTGACTCTGACCAACAAGGAATGGATGCATGAATGATCCTGATCTGGGCAGATCTGCATTGCTCCTACTTGATCTAGAAACAGTAGGTGGGCCTGAAGCTTGATCAGCGGCACCACCAACACGGCCACTGCTAGCTGAGAAGGGAGGAGAGTGGTGGTCCCAGCTATGAAAATGATGGTCCATGGAGGGATAAGCAAAGTTACCAATTTCAGCGCTGGGACCATTCCAGGGGTTACTAAAACTAGCATCCGTGACACTGCCACTGGAGCTTGATGTGGAGGGATGATGCATTGGTCCGAAATAGGCAACATatgggcatgggtgagcagCAGATGATATGGCTGTGTGTTCAGCAAAGACAGCATGCTGACCCAGAACATCGTGATCTGCATTTCACCATTAACCACATCTTCATCctccaaaaagaaagaaagaaaagggacaaaaagaaaattttatttgctgATAAGATCATTTAAATCTTACATGCAGCTGATGGAAAATCTCCCTCCCTgcataaaagagagagatataTCAGGAAGAAGTTATCGTAATAGAAAGAAATGACAGAAGGGTACTAACATTTATTTCATCCATcaatctataaaaaaaaaaaagaaatatttcatTGGTCTtccatatatttcatttcctACATTAATAGCGAAACAGAAAGAATGCACTTTCGAGTGCCAGGGGCGCCAAAGGAGAAAAGCGGCTAGAAGCAAGAAGTATGGATTCAAGCTTACTCAAATGATGATGGAAGCCTTGCTAGTTGATTAAATGGACACCAGTGGACACCAAAGGACTGCAAGCATAATCCAGAAAGAGAATTTTCAAATGGCATTGATACTTAATATGGAAGCGTCGACTCATTTACCCAAAGTAAACATCCTTTTGAACATCTATCTATCAATTAAATCATTATGATACtcattgaatttttatgtATCAATTAAAgcataagaagaagaagaagaaaggttGGATATC
Above is a window of Punica granatum isolate Tunisia-2019 chromosome 7, ASM765513v2, whole genome shotgun sequence DNA encoding:
- the LOC116213899 gene encoding E3 ubiquitin-protein ligase RFI2-like is translated as MGLKGEADLAVEDDGGGKSAVPCSICLEAVTDNGDRSWAKLQCGHQFHLDCIGSAFNVKGAMQCPNCRKVEKGQWLFANGCHTVPEFSMDEWAHDEDLYDLSYSEMSFGVHWCPFNQLARLPSSFEEGDFPSAAYHDVLGQHAVFAEHTAISSAAHPCPYVAYFGPMHHPSTSSSSGSVTDASFSNPWNGPSAEIGNFAYPSMDHHFHSWDHHSPPFSASSGRVGGAADQASGPPTVSRSSRSNADLPRSGSFMHPFLVGQSHSSGTRSGSSVASTLIPPYPGSNARSRDRVQALQAYYQQQQPNGGPAIHSHTVPGTRRSSSHRGMAHVGSVAASSSEQSSGLYFIPTSSSSGRNFQEPEIPASVRFHAWERDHLPSMSLSQVDRDHPGWAVFHPPAPGGSDPSLRTSSFRQRHGSERTPSHNRS
- the LOC116213900 gene encoding cactin-like, whose amino-acid sequence is MGKIHNGTSQSLDRTTRSSRRTCEPNDNYGVDSGSRKKRKSLRDIPEEEIAAYVWRKALRVGKKLKSQTVAGYLNTSNPFGDSNLNERFVWKKKMERDIEAEKKRQKQRMAEIEKVRKRREERALEKSLHEEDGALLALERARAVFQGWEKGDGEFHFNQTKLRPEIRLREGHAKPIDILTGHLNGLSSLNIELNDPCMVFKGLTVKDTEELRDDINMHLDSDTEMGTRVEYWNAALLVCDFEIGKARRKDALDRARVHGEEPAAELLAEERGVHDSIITDVRDYLLQKTYKELENIHSSVKSWLGSGTAKVVEFWEVVLKQISICKANAFLKETSKHLQRLKQHIEEDGPEHDDTRDISQEPMVQEETTKNEEETGSLSHLLLHGDDNEEAISPGVDRAALERRRLAVIQQR